In Aliarcobacter faecis, a genomic segment contains:
- a CDS encoding class I SAM-dependent methyltransferase has product MNLEKLENIIINNLKDKTIEVKRVFHGRGNFYENLSFLTIDSLNDTLFTTFYEENSLEVEIIKILKNIAIKNDFRNLILQRKYKNSDFFEAILGDIPEDFFVIENGLKYKIDFRNKNIGLFFDMKNTREYIKSISKNRSVLNLFSYTCAFSVVSIFGGASRVVNIDMGKNSLNIGRLNHHLNNLDTKNVKFFPHNILKSFGKIKQQSPFDIVIIDPPSFQKGSFIATNDYAKIIKRLDSFTQKGSFVVACLNDPFLTSSYLKDIFKEFALNFKFIKRVENPKEFISSSDENGLKVLIFEKI; this is encoded by the coding sequence ATGAATTTAGAAAAATTAGAAAATATAATAATTAATAATTTAAAAGATAAAACTATTGAAGTAAAAAGAGTATTTCATGGTCGTGGAAATTTTTATGAAAATTTATCATTTTTAACTATTGATAGTTTAAATGACACTCTTTTTACAACTTTTTATGAAGAAAATAGTCTTGAAGTAGAGATAATTAAAATTTTAAAAAATATTGCAATAAAAAATGATTTTAGAAATCTTATTTTACAGAGAAAATATAAAAATAGTGATTTCTTTGAAGCTATTTTGGGAGATATTCCTGAAGATTTTTTTGTTATTGAAAATGGTCTAAAATATAAAATTGATTTTAGAAATAAAAATATTGGGCTATTTTTTGATATGAAAAATACAAGAGAGTATATAAAATCTATTTCAAAAAATAGAAGTGTATTAAATCTTTTTTCTTATACTTGTGCTTTTTCTGTTGTCTCTATTTTTGGAGGTGCTTCTAGGGTTGTAAATATTGATATGGGAAAAAATAGTTTAAATATTGGAAGATTAAATCATCATTTGAACAATTTAGATACAAAAAATGTAAAATTTTTCCCGCATAACATTTTAAAATCTTTTGGAAAAATAAAACAGCAATCCCCTTTTGATATTGTGATAATTGACCCACCATCTTTTCAGAAAGGCTCTTTTATTGCAACAAATGATTATGCAAAAATTATAAAAAGATTAGACTCTTTTACACAAAAAGGAAGTTTTGTTGTTGCTTGTTTAAATGACCCATTTTTAACTAGTTCTTATTTAAAAGATATATTTAAAGAGTTTGCTTTAAATTTTAAATTTATAAAAAGAGTAGAAAATCCAAAAGAGTTTATTTCAAGTAGCGATGAAAACGGATTAAAAGTATTAATTTTTGAAAAGATTTAG
- a CDS encoding MBOAT family O-acyltransferase → MLFNSYEFLLIFLPITLILYFYLNSIRMVTLSKLMLVLASLFFYSWWNPIYLILILGSMIFNFLVGKSLGKSASKSILTFGIIGNVALLAYFKYADFFIENFNWAFNSETPLLHLALPLAISYFTFQQIAFLVDNYRGEVREFSFLNYSLFITFFPQLLMGPIVHHKEMMPQFALKWRSILRWENISLGLFIFAIGLAKKTLIGDPLTDYAQYAFDNAQKLTMIEAWYASTSYVLSYYFDLSGYADMAIGIAKMFNIDLPKNFNSPYKARNFADYWRRWHMTLSRFLGDYIYKSLGGNKNIVWIIYLNIMITFFISGFWHGAGWTFIVWGLLNGIFVVMAHIMKKANLQMNFYVAWFLMFIGLIITRTLFVAKDFNDAWYVTKTMFNPMNLKFESLYHIDPIYQSFYIVVALILALGFKNSGEIAENFKPNLKYTLYTIVLLSASLFTFSSAKEFLYFQF, encoded by the coding sequence ATGCTTTTTAATAGTTATGAGTTTTTACTCATATTTTTACCAATTACTTTAATCTTATATTTTTACCTAAACTCTATAAGAATGGTAACACTAAGTAAACTAATGCTCGTACTTGCTAGTTTATTTTTCTACTCATGGTGGAATCCTATTTATTTGATTCTAATTTTAGGAAGTATGATTTTCAACTTTTTAGTTGGAAAATCTTTAGGAAAAAGTGCTTCAAAATCTATACTTACCTTTGGAATTATTGGAAATGTTGCACTTTTAGCATATTTTAAATATGCAGATTTTTTTATAGAAAACTTTAATTGGGCATTTAATAGTGAAACACCTTTACTTCATCTAGCCCTACCATTAGCAATTAGTTATTTTACTTTTCAGCAAATTGCCTTTTTAGTTGATAATTATAGAGGAGAAGTAAGAGAGTTTAGTTTTTTAAACTATTCACTATTTATAACTTTCTTTCCACAACTTCTTATGGGTCCAATAGTTCACCACAAAGAGATGATGCCACAATTTGCTCTAAAATGGAGAAGCATTTTAAGATGGGAAAATATATCCTTAGGACTATTTATTTTTGCAATAGGATTAGCAAAAAAGACTTTAATAGGTGATCCACTAACTGATTATGCACAATATGCTTTTGATAATGCCCAAAAATTAACTATGATTGAAGCTTGGTATGCTTCAACTTCTTATGTTTTATCATACTATTTTGACCTTTCAGGATATGCTGATATGGCTATAGGTATTGCAAAAATGTTTAATATTGATTTACCAAAGAACTTTAACTCTCCATATAAAGCAAGAAATTTTGCTGATTATTGGAGAAGATGGCATATGACACTAAGTCGATTTTTAGGGGACTATATCTACAAAAGTTTAGGTGGAAATAAAAATATCGTTTGGATTATATACTTAAATATTATGATTACATTTTTTATATCTGGATTTTGGCATGGAGCTGGTTGGACATTTATTGTTTGGGGATTATTAAATGGTATTTTTGTAGTAATGGCTCATATTATGAAAAAAGCAAACCTTCAGATGAACTTCTATGTAGCTTGGTTTTTAATGTTTATTGGATTGATTATAACTAGAACTCTATTTGTTGCAAAAGATTTTAATGATGCTTGGTATGTAACAAAAACTATGTTTAATCCTATGAATCTAAAATTTGAATCTCTATATCATATTGACCCAATTTATCAAAGTTTTTATATAGTTGTAGCTTTGATTTTAGCTTTAGGATTTAAAAATAGTGGTGAAATTGCTGAAAATTTCAAACCAAATTTAAAATATACTCTTTATACAATAGTGCTTTTAAGTGCTAGTTTATTCACTTTTTCAAGTGCAAAAGAGTTTTTATACTTTCAATTTTAG
- a CDS encoding lipase family protein produces MAKSDSNNLGAIDNSLHILVLVAGTTDPINATTSTSSRAISYGTSSQDMALQKDRSYTQIPVNYWDKRFKIDIEAFDKKYVNLVLFPFHGWTGDNSIENREIAGQYLVNRLCGANGEKPYYEKTWQNKEITFHLLGHSHGGNVVNEMTKQISRLGSKWPEKWKIKSLIYLSTPFFKKIHQVKVDKSFFHDEAEVFHMFNKYDLTQRMLADFSLESLAEALENLGTKELKDAIENTVKLANEIPFGNLKEFHFEYAGARFMSHENGLALYQSTINFFKMLDDKGTNGLIKIFEELIVLCDKLNQDYTFDNIESKIKGNSQTKPINQRKILSDANHQRLTNIFKLLISDINIVISTLTRTLNRKIEGGSSSKFDKADYFSDLFSLDSFVNHLIDLLDINSKFLISYNPSLSLWDSLYLVLQDNIKMFDNTYVNPDIQFKGTFLESKISYKDVTKDDLYNSAFNSKNYDRFINRIENIENRFETSPSKTNLLDLLFTLLANDKAIYTLIKELASWNKWINIGEVAVTGKLDTNLKRVRNLFSNLEKIFDDRHFDLLDSSHKLSKEQIQNNSDDNPYNDTLQRGSLMYFLVESHSTSRRYMHKELKEFLEKVGTNR; encoded by the coding sequence ATGGCAAAAAGTGATAGTAATAATCTTGGAGCAATAGACAATTCTTTACATATTTTAGTATTAGTTGCAGGAACAACAGACCCCATAAATGCAACTACTTCAACTAGTAGTCGAGCTATAAGTTATGGTACATCTTCGCAAGATATGGCTTTACAAAAAGATAGAAGCTATACTCAAATTCCTGTAAATTATTGGGATAAAAGATTTAAAATAGACATTGAAGCTTTTGATAAAAAATATGTAAATTTAGTTTTATTCCCTTTTCATGGATGGACAGGAGATAATAGTATAGAAAATAGAGAGATTGCTGGACAATATTTAGTAAATAGACTTTGTGGTGCAAATGGTGAAAAACCTTACTATGAAAAGACTTGGCAAAATAAAGAGATAACTTTTCATCTATTAGGACACTCTCATGGTGGAAATGTAGTAAATGAGATGACTAAACAAATAAGTCGTCTTGGTTCAAAATGGCCAGAAAAATGGAAGATAAAATCTTTGATATATCTTTCAACACCATTTTTCAAAAAGATTCATCAAGTAAAAGTTGATAAAAGCTTTTTCCATGATGAGGCAGAGGTTTTTCATATGTTTAATAAATATGATTTAACTCAAAGAATGTTGGCTGATTTTTCACTAGAATCATTAGCTGAAGCTTTAGAAAATTTAGGAACGAAAGAGCTAAAAGATGCAATAGAAAACACTGTAAAACTAGCAAATGAGATACCATTTGGTAATTTAAAAGAGTTTCATTTTGAATATGCTGGAGCTAGATTTATGAGTCATGAAAATGGTTTGGCACTATATCAAAGTACCATTAATTTTTTTAAAATGCTAGATGATAAAGGAACAAACGGATTAATAAAAATATTTGAAGAGTTAATAGTTTTATGCGATAAGTTAAATCAAGATTACACTTTTGATAATATAGAGTCAAAAATAAAAGGAAACTCTCAGACCAAACCAATAAATCAAAGAAAGATATTAAGTGATGCAAATCATCAAAGATTAACAAATATATTTAAACTACTAATATCTGATATAAATATTGTAATAAGTACTTTAACTAGAACTTTAAATAGAAAAATAGAAGGGGGTTCTTCTTCAAAATTTGATAAAGCAGATTACTTCTCAGATTTATTTAGTCTTGACTCTTTTGTAAATCATTTAATTGATTTATTAGATATAAACAGTAAATTCTTAATCTCATATAATCCAAGTTTATCTTTATGGGATAGTTTATATTTGGTATTACAAGATAATATAAAAATGTTTGATAATACATATGTAAATCCAGATATACAATTTAAAGGAACATTTTTAGAGAGTAAAATAAGCTATAAAGATGTAACAAAAGATGATTTATATAACAGTGCCTTTAATAGTAAAAATTATGATAGATTTATAAATAGAATAGAAAATATAGAAAATAGATTTGAAACAAGCCCAAGTAAAACAAACCTTTTAGATTTACTATTTACCCTTTTAGCAAATGATAAAGCAATTTATACTTTGATTAAAGAACTTGCTTCTTGGAATAAGTGGATAAATATAGGTGAAGTTGCTGTTACAGGTAAATTAGATACAAATCTAAAAAGAGTAAGAAATCTTTTTAGTAATCTTGAAAAGATTTTTGATGATAGACATTTTGATTTATTAGATAGTTCACATAAATTAAGTAAAGAACAAATACAAAATAATAGTGATGACAATCCATATAATGACACTTTACAAAGAGGAAGTTTGATGTATTTTTTAGTTGAATCTCACTCAACAAGTAGAAGATATATGCATAAAGAGTTAAAAGAATTTTTAGAGAAAGTAGGAACAAATAGATGA
- a CDS encoding AI-2E family transporter produces MQNLNKDMYFASAFYFLAFMFLVVFTFNSLSSILTPIAIAFFIWFLINAFANEIKKIPFINKKVLDFIATPLSLIIIIYSMIKIGTFITSSMMELSSVVSQLDSRINIVIDKISTLTSIDLKEPLSKFFQEFNVGTLLNRIFMAFSSILSNMMQIFLYILFLLIDQRFFNLKLNALFPKKENKDKAQNILSTISQSIRTYILITTVVSLVTGVLTFVICQYFGLQGSILWGFVAFILNFIPTIGTIIAVLIPTVFAFIQLDNLGDILSIFMALVIIQFVIGNIIYPKLMGNRLNISQFVVILSLVVWGAMWGTIGMFLAIPIMMILLIILSQFESTKKLAILISENGDIVRNK; encoded by the coding sequence TTGCAGAATTTAAATAAAGATATGTATTTTGCTAGTGCATTTTATTTTCTTGCTTTTATGTTTTTGGTAGTTTTTACTTTTAATAGTTTAAGTTCTATTTTAACTCCTATTGCAATAGCTTTTTTTATCTGGTTTTTGATAAATGCTTTTGCAAATGAGATTAAAAAAATTCCATTTATAAATAAAAAAGTGCTAGATTTTATAGCAACTCCATTATCTTTAATCATAATTATCTACTCAATGATAAAAATAGGGACTTTCATAACTTCAAGTATGATGGAGTTAAGCTCTGTTGTTTCACAACTTGACTCAAGAATAAATATAGTTATAGATAAAATATCTACATTAACTTCAATAGATTTAAAAGAACCTTTAAGCAAATTTTTTCAAGAGTTTAATGTTGGAACTTTGTTAAATAGAATTTTTATGGCTTTTAGTTCAATTTTAAGTAATATGATGCAAATTTTTTTATATATTCTTTTTTTATTGATTGACCAGAGATTTTTTAATTTGAAATTAAATGCACTTTTTCCAAAAAAAGAGAATAAAGATAAAGCACAAAATATTTTATCAACAATATCTCAAAGTATTAGAACTTATATTTTAATCACAACAGTTGTAAGTTTAGTAACAGGGGTTTTAACTTTTGTTATATGTCAATATTTTGGATTACAAGGTTCTATTTTATGGGGTTTTGTTGCCTTTATCTTAAATTTTATTCCTACAATAGGGACTATTATTGCTGTTTTAATTCCTACTGTTTTTGCTTTTATTCAGTTAGATAATTTAGGAGATATTTTATCTATATTTATGGCTTTAGTAATAATACAATTCGTAATAGGAAATATTATCTATCCAAAACTAATGGGAAATAGATTAAATATTTCTCAATTTGTGGTAATTTTATCTTTAGTTGTTTGGGGCGCTATGTGGGGAACTATTGGAATGTTTTTGGCTATTCCTATAATGATGATTTTATTGATTATTCTATCACAATTTGAAAGTACAAAAAAATTAGCTATTTTAATTTCTGAAAATGGAGATATTGTAAGAAATAAGTAA
- a CDS encoding L,D-transpeptidase family protein, which translates to MLNYKFMIPILLLNSYLFSSNINLELKNSLNKSVNSTLIKADRLKNYYSNNDIKSYWVDENGLKKISLEFINLVKNDPVYKPKVNELFKINELETKISNLDKSLSSYNKDLLYIELLLTEIYDKYTNFLLKGSINWEEFKEKLKELKLKDIDAQWDRVFIKKDNKQILKEMIDTNNISVITEKVDTNYPGKKELIEAISNLEKVIENGDYKKLPKFKTLRAGDYGENVKSLRDRLIQSNDLAKACQSVVNVETLVTNSIKDEQNPDIQEIIEEKVSKEIPCEEYFDEDLKNAVINFQKQHGLMADGIVGYSTQIFLNKSAKDKIKQIRLNIERMRWLPRDFGEKYLLINIPEYNLKMIEDNQIKLDMAVIVGDVKFPTPVFSDKMSYVVLNPTWNIPTSIVKKEVIPKLIKDPNYLNSKEISAFGNWRDESEAISNKDLIDSIILENPEALEGLRLAQAPGTQNPLGRMKFMFPNKHAVYLHDTPNKYLFANARRAYSHGCVRLSKPNELLNLLSENNQNIDQNKVTEILKENKEKAINLNQKLPIHIIYLTSWIDKDGTLQFREDIYNYDKLQRELLF; encoded by the coding sequence ATGTTAAACTATAAATTTATGATACCTATTTTGTTATTAAATAGTTATCTTTTTTCTTCAAATATCAATTTAGAGCTAAAAAACTCTCTAAATAAAAGTGTGAATTCAACTTTAATAAAAGCAGATAGGCTAAAAAATTATTATTCAAATAATGATATTAAAAGTTACTGGGTAGATGAGAATGGCTTAAAAAAAATATCTTTGGAATTTATAAATTTAGTAAAAAATGATCCTGTTTATAAGCCAAAAGTAAATGAACTTTTTAAAATAAATGAACTTGAAACAAAAATTTCTAATTTAGATAAATCTCTATCTTCTTATAATAAGGATTTATTATATATTGAATTATTATTGACTGAAATTTATGATAAATATACAAATTTCTTATTAAAAGGTTCAATTAATTGGGAAGAATTTAAAGAAAAATTAAAAGAGTTAAAATTAAAAGATATTGATGCTCAATGGGATAGAGTATTTATAAAAAAAGATAATAAACAGATATTAAAAGAGATGATAGATACAAATAACATTTCAGTAATTACAGAAAAAGTAGATACAAATTATCCAGGTAAAAAAGAGTTAATTGAGGCTATTTCAAATTTAGAAAAAGTTATAGAAAATGGTGATTATAAAAAACTTCCTAAATTTAAAACTCTAAGAGCTGGAGATTATGGAGAAAATGTAAAATCTCTAAGAGATAGATTAATTCAAAGTAATGATTTAGCAAAAGCCTGTCAAAGCGTTGTGAATGTTGAAACTTTAGTTACAAATAGTATAAAAGATGAACAAAATCCAGATATACAAGAGATAATAGAAGAGAAAGTTTCTAAAGAGATTCCTTGTGAAGAGTATTTTGATGAAGATTTAAAAAATGCTGTTATTAATTTTCAAAAACAGCATGGTCTAATGGCTGATGGAATAGTTGGTTATTCAACACAAATATTTTTAAATAAAAGTGCAAAAGATAAAATAAAACAGATTAGATTAAATATAGAGAGAATGAGATGGCTTCCTAGAGATTTTGGAGAAAAATATCTATTGATAAATATTCCTGAATATAATCTAAAAATGATTGAAGATAATCAAATAAAACTTGATATGGCTGTAATTGTAGGAGATGTAAAATTCCCTACTCCTGTTTTCTCAGATAAAATGTCTTATGTTGTATTAAATCCAACTTGGAATATACCTACAAGTATAGTAAAAAAAGAGGTAATTCCAAAATTAATAAAAGATCCAAACTATCTAAATAGTAAAGAAATTAGTGCATTTGGTAATTGGAGAGATGAAAGTGAAGCTATTAGCAATAAAGATTTAATAGATAGTATAATATTAGAAAATCCAGAGGCCCTAGAAGGGTTAAGATTAGCTCAAGCTCCAGGAACTCAAAATCCACTTGGAAGAATGAAGTTTATGTTCCCAAATAAACATGCTGTATATTTACATGATACTCCAAATAAATATCTATTTGCAAATGCAAGAAGAGCTTATTCTCATGGTTGTGTAAGACTTTCTAAACCTAATGAGCTTTTAAATTTACTTTCAGAAAATAATCAAAATATAGACCAAAATAAAGTTACAGAAATCTTAAAAGAGAATAAAGAAAAAGCAATAAATTTAAATCAAAAACTTCCAATTCATATTATATACCTTACTTCTTGGATTGATAAAGATGGTACTTTGCAGTTTAGAGAAGATATTTATAACTATGATAAATTACAAAGAGAGCTACTTTTTTAA
- a CDS encoding DUF4878 domain-containing protein: protein MRRGLKASILAVASTVLFTACGTESPKEATEKFYTSLKNGDVATYKKYSTETTQRLMGLTFTMGCFNKDLKQESELSACMKDIFKDMSSFKVLDVKDNNKVSATVIVEEKTKDGVKNNTLELQKLDEQWKVSIKK from the coding sequence ATGAGAAGGGGTTTAAAAGCTTCAATTTTAGCAGTTGCAAGTACTGTTTTATTTACAGCTTGTGGAACAGAAAGTCCAAAAGAAGCAACAGAAAAATTTTATACATCTTTAAAAAATGGAGATGTAGCGACATATAAAAAATATTCTACAGAAACAACTCAAAGATTAATGGGATTAACTTTTACTATGGGATGTTTTAATAAAGATTTAAAACAAGAGAGTGAATTATCAGCTTGTATGAAAGATATTTTTAAAGATATGAGTAGTTTTAAAGTGCTTGATGTGAAGGATAATAATAAAGTAAGTGCAACTGTAATAGTTGAAGAAAAAACAAAAGATGGTGTAAAAAATAATACTCTTGAACTTCAAAAATTAGATGAACAATGGAAAGTTAGTATTAAAAAATAA
- a CDS encoding leucine-rich repeat domain-containing protein codes for MKKILLLLSFLSSFLFAQSDFMKICENPTLEQAIVLDRIMGEKHNLENCLKFEKENKLNKNNQYKTRGFARYKHEESKKVLSDISPFVVFVNLEELTIQNNNIKDINPLKNLKNLKKLDITYNPIDNIDDLSNLTNLEELSLDQNNLKDLKPLENLINLKNLNILSYKTNEELDISAISKLSNLKSLFFTVAPKDICVLNNLTQLEELIIQNKKITDISCLDKLTNLKSLELYSNSIENIDILKNYKKLETLKIEDSQIKNIDALKDLENLHTVYVKRNPKLEDTSAISYKDLGNYEAFDNPKLNWCSPKTYEDMVKHKSCYEKDGTLKPLWKRVLGI; via the coding sequence ATGAAAAAGATACTTTTATTGTTAAGTTTTTTATCAAGCTTTTTATTTGCACAAAGTGATTTTATGAAGATTTGTGAAAATCCCACTCTTGAACAAGCTATTGTATTAGATAGAATTATGGGGGAGAAACATAACTTAGAAAATTGTCTTAAGTTTGAAAAAGAAAATAAATTAAATAAAAATAATCAATATAAAACTAGAGGTTTTGCAAGATATAAACATGAAGAAAGTAAAAAAGTTCTTTCTGACATATCACCATTTGTAGTATTTGTTAATCTTGAAGAACTAACTATCCAAAATAATAATATCAAAGATATAAACCCCCTAAAAAATCTAAAAAACTTAAAAAAACTAGATATCACATATAATCCAATAGATAATATAGATGATTTAAGTAATTTAACAAATTTAGAAGAGTTAAGTTTAGACCAAAATAATTTAAAAGATTTAAAACCTTTGGAAAATTTAATTAATTTAAAGAATTTAAATATTTTAAGTTATAAAACTAATGAAGAATTAGATATATCAGCTATTTCAAAACTATCAAATCTAAAAAGCTTATTTTTTACAGTAGCACCTAAAGATATTTGTGTCTTAAATAATTTAACTCAATTAGAAGAATTAATAATTCAAAATAAAAAAATTACTGATATATCTTGCTTAGATAAATTGACAAATTTAAAAAGTTTAGAATTATATTCTAATTCAATAGAAAATATAGATATATTAAAAAATTATAAGAAATTAGAAACCCTAAAAATTGAAGATTCTCAAATCAAAAATATTGATGCACTAAAAGATTTAGAAAATCTTCATACTGTATATGTAAAAAGAAATCCAAAACTTGAAGATACAAGTGCAATTAGTTATAAAGATTTAGGTAACTATGAAGCATTTGATAATCCAAAACTAAACTGGTGTTCTCCAAAAACATATGAAGATATGGTAAAACATAAATCTTGTTATGAAAAAGATGGAACACTAAAACCACTTTGGAAAAGAGTATTAGGGATTTAA
- a CDS encoding CNNM domain-containing protein codes for MTLLFLYLFLALFFSTLCSILEATVLSSTHSYIESMDKDSYSQKSINLVKEMKGDIDKSIAAILTLNTFAHTMGAAGVGAQAAIVFGEQWQSLVAFILTLLVLYITEIYPKTYAALYWKRFLVPTAYIISFLIKVTYPFIWFGTKITNYIQKNKKDEINFSKDEIMALVTLSEKEGSIQAKESDFIENLFKLKSIKTEDIMTPRSVVFAFDSQTTIKEAVDNEKLYIHSRIPVFNETIDDIVGVVFSQTILEQRLKKKKNKTLDEIMIPVHKVSESLSVSVLIDSFLRRKSHLFIVQDSYGQTSGVVTLEDALETLLGVEIVDEMDEVTDMQEFAKIKSKKLKNITTV; via the coding sequence ATGACATTACTATTTTTATATCTGTTTTTAGCACTATTTTTTTCAACTCTTTGCTCTATTTTAGAAGCAACAGTTTTATCTTCTACTCACTCATATATTGAGAGTATGGACAAAGATAGTTATAGTCAAAAAAGTATAAATTTGGTAAAAGAGATGAAAGGTGATATTGATAAATCAATAGCTGCAATTTTGACTTTAAATACTTTTGCTCATACTATGGGAGCAGCGGGTGTTGGTGCTCAAGCTGCTATTGTGTTTGGTGAACAGTGGCAAAGTTTAGTTGCATTTATTCTTACACTTTTGGTTTTATATATAACTGAAATATATCCAAAAACTTACGCAGCATTGTATTGGAAAAGATTTTTAGTTCCTACAGCTTATATAATCTCATTTTTAATAAAAGTAACATATCCATTTATTTGGTTTGGAACAAAAATTACAAACTATATTCAAAAAAATAAAAAAGATGAGATAAACTTCTCTAAAGATGAAATTATGGCATTAGTCACTCTAAGTGAAAAAGAGGGGAGTATTCAAGCAAAAGAGAGTGATTTTATAGAGAATTTATTTAAGTTAAAAAGTATAAAGACAGAAGATATTATGACTCCAAGAAGTGTAGTTTTTGCCTTTGATTCTCAAACTACAATAAAAGAAGCAGTAGATAATGAAAAGTTATATATTCACTCAAGAATTCCAGTTTTTAATGAGACAATAGATGATATTGTAGGAGTTGTTTTTAGTCAAACTATTTTAGAACAGAGATTAAAAAAGAAGAAAAATAAGACTTTAGATGAGATTATGATACCTGTTCATAAGGTTTCAGAAAGTTTATCAGTATCAGTTTTAATAGACTCTTTTTTACGAAGAAAATCACATTTATTTATTGTTCAAGATAGTTATGGACAAACAAGTGGTGTTGTAACACTTGAAGATGCTTTAGAGACACTTTTGGGTGTTGAAATTGTTGATGAAATGGATGAAGTTACAGATATGCAAGAGTTTGCAAAGATTAAAAGTAAAAAATTGAAGAATATTACAACAGTATAA
- a CDS encoding YiiX/YebB-like N1pC/P60 family cysteine hydrolase, with product MKIRFIALIFLLFFAYYEVMKFLDKNKNDLSSENIRTLVELKSGDIIFRKEANILSDMFSNIDNSPYSHIGIVLKVDEKTLIYHMEADEQSDDLKIQSVLDFTKNAKKIAVYRVKNSFEEENLKKILEDYEKSKIKFDYYFMLDNDTLYCTEFINEIYFKLFNENLYTYLFDFQGFQGISINSILKNTNLEKRYELQF from the coding sequence ATGAAAATTAGGTTTATAGCATTAATATTTTTACTATTTTTTGCTTATTATGAGGTAATGAAATTTTTAGATAAAAATAAAAATGATTTAAGCAGTGAAAATATTAGAACTCTAGTTGAACTAAAAAGTGGGGATATTATTTTTAGAAAAGAGGCAAATATTTTAAGTGATATGTTCTCAAATATTGATAATTCTCCTTACTCTCATATAGGGATTGTTTTAAAAGTTGATGAAAAAACTTTAATTTATCATATGGAAGCAGATGAACAAAGTGATGATTTAAAGATACAATCTGTTTTAGATTTCACAAAAAATGCAAAAAAAATCGCAGTATATCGAGTTAAAAATAGTTTTGAAGAGGAAAATTTAAAAAAAATATTAGAGGATTATGAAAAATCTAAGATTAAATTTGATTACTATTTTATGCTAGATAATGATACTTTATACTGTACAGAGTTTATAAATGAGATATATTTTAAACTTTTTAATGAAAACTTATATACATATTTATTTGATTTTCAAGGGTTTCAAGGAATATCTATAAATAGTATTTTGAAAAATACAAATTTAGAAAAAAGATATGAATTGCAGTTTTAA